One Triticum dicoccoides isolate Atlit2015 ecotype Zavitan chromosome 5B, WEW_v2.0, whole genome shotgun sequence genomic window carries:
- the LOC119306703 gene encoding subtilisin-like protease SBT3.17, translating to MGAAADGPPATYLFFVDPTPPGVTCMQYHLGILTAALGSEEKAKAAIIYNYKNVVSGFSARVTPAELEAIKKQPHVNRALPSATLQLMSSNFDGVS from the exons ATGGGCGCCGCGGCGGACGGGCCGCCCGCCACCTACCTGTTCTTCGTCGACCCCACACCGCCCGGCGTCACCTGCATGCAGTACCACCTCGGCATCCTCACCGCCGCCCTCGGCAG CGAGGAGAAGGCGAAGGCGGCCATCATATACAACTACAAGAACGTGGTCAGCGGGTTCTCGGCAAGGGTCACGccggccgagctcgaggccatcaagA AGCAACCGCATGTGAACCGGGCGCTGCCGAGCGCTACGTTGCAACTCATGAGCAGCAACTTCGACGGCGTCAGCTGA
- the LOC119312725 gene encoding uncharacterized acetyltransferase At3g50280-like, producing MGSMGDVRSLSRRMVRPEPTSLRPLEPKTIHLTPWDLKNITVEHIQKGILLPKPPTTGGHVDVERLASSFAGAIGRFYPYAGRLVVAVAPQSQSLIISLRCSGEGAEFIHAMAPAITIADVTASPVVPRVVWSFFPLDGLLGVDAAAGSRPVLAKQVTELADGVFIAVLMNHGTADGTTFWQFFNTWSELSRAGAGDDVINSMPLPVFDRSFVGSCCAVPIPLPSRRGCLTLPFGKLDDVVGQRVHLFPPVQECFVHFSAASVKELKAKSNAEMSGSGTGSTISSLQVLLAHLWRAVCRARRLSPDQETAYIVLVGYRVRVGGIPASYAGNAVGIITAKSTAGDIVGKGLGWAAWLLNRAVASCDEASTRDKLASWPQEPSFNCLPAIVAAVPTRTFTGSSPRFDVYRNDFGWGAPVAVRSGSGNKVDGKATVYAGRAGGGSMALEVCLAPEALARLVADEEFMSATSTVE from the exons ATGGGATCGATGGGCGATGTACGAAGCCTGTCTCGGCGCATGGTACGGCCGGAGCCAACGTCCTTGCGGCCGCTAGAGCCGAAGACCATCCACCTGACGCCATGGGATCTCAAGAATATCACCGTGGAGCACATCCAGAAGGGCATCCTCCTGCCCAAGCCTCCCACCACCGGAGGACACGTCGACGTTGAGCGTCTCGCTTCTTCCTTTGCGGGCGCCATTGGCCGCTTCTACCCTTATGCCGGAcgcctcgtcgtcgccgtcgcgcCTCAGAGCCAGAGCCTCATCATTTCGCTCCGCTGCAGCGGCGAGGGCGCCGAGTTCATCCACGCCATGGCACCGGCCATCACCATCGCCGACGTCACCGCCTCGCCCGTCGTTCCGCGGGTGGTCTGGTCCTTCTTCCCACTCGACGGGCTACTCGGTGTGGACGCCGCTGCGGGCTCACGCCCGGTCCTAGCGAAGCAGGTCACGGAGCTCGCTGACGGCGTCTTCATCGCCGTGTTGATGAACCACGGCACCGCCGATGGGACAACATTCTGGCAGTTCTTCAACACCTGGTCGGAGCTAAGCCGTGCCGGCGCCGGCGACGATGTCATAAACTCCATGCCGTTGCCGGTCTTCGACAGGAGTTTCGTTGGCAGCTGCTGCGCCGTGCCCATCCCTCTACCT AGCCGTCGAGGTTGCCTGACACTACCCTTCGGGAAGCTGGATGACGTCGTCGGCCAGCGTGTACACTTGTTCCCGCCGGTGCAAGAATGCTTCGTCCATTTCTCTGCAGCGAGCGTAAAGGAGCTCAAGGCGAAGTCGAACGCTGAGATGTCCGGCTCCGGCACCGGTAGCACCATCTCCTCGCTGCAGGTCCTCCTCGCGCACCTGTGGCGCGCCGTTTGCCGAGCCCGGCGGCTCTCGCCGGACCAGGAGACGGCGTACATTGTCCTTGTGGGATACCGTGTACGCGTTGGTGGCATACCGGCATCTTACGCTGGCAATGCGGTGGGGATCATCACTGCCAAGTCCACTGCCGGCGACATCGTTGGCAAGGGCCTGGGATGGGCGGCATGGCTCCTGAACCGTGCCGTGGCGTCGTGCGACGAAGCCAGCACTAGGGACAAGCTCGCGTCCTGGCCCCAGGAGCCTAGCTTCAATTGCCTGCCCGCGATCGTGGCCGCCGTTCCCACGAGAACGTTCACAGGGAGCTCGCCGAGGTTCGACGTGTACCGGAACGACTTCGGGTGGGGCGCGCCGGTGGCCGTCCGGAGCGGCTCGGGGAACAAGGTGGATGGGAAGGCGACTGTGTATGCAGGCCGAGCCGGCGGAGGGAGCATGGCGCTGGAGGTGTGCCTCGCTCCAGAGGCGCTCGCTAGGCTCGTCGCCGATGAGGAGTTCATGAGCGCAACCAGTACCGTTGAATAA